Genomic segment of Malus domestica chromosome 15, GDT2T_hap1:
aaattttgattaaaagcTTCCAATTAAACTGCTTTGATTAAAGATTAAAGTTTAAAGGGAGATTCTTGCTAGAAAGTTAATATTGACTGCCAAGAACATAATCAGACAGATACAATGGTGGTGCTTTGCTTATTGAAAAATTGGTAATGTGCCCAAATCTGTGTGTGGAACAAAACTTACATGCCCGGAATTTGTATTTCTTGTGTCTACCACACTCAACATCTGAAAGATTATAGACTCGAGAGTGAGTTTAAGGTGGATTAAGAGGGGGTCGGGAGCATAAAATTTGAGAACTTTTTTACGAGTTGAGGTGGATTACAACACATGGGAGCTCCTTTTAAGGTCCATCTCTCCTACTAATCCCTtgaagtgatctaatgagtgaCGTAGACATGAGAATTTACATTGGTAAATCTTTTGTGTTTGTGGTGCCATTGTACTTAACAACATTGATTTCTAATTAATTCACATGGTAATAATTTAATGATCGTAATGTACTTATGAGTTCACTAACAAGATGATATCAAAAAGGCTTCATGACTATGACAGCTCCCACGCCATGTGAAAATGGGTTGGGCTAAAATATAGACACATCCCATGCTTTTGGGATCGGGGGATGGGGCGGGCCCGGAGGTGCCCTTCTTCTTggaacaggatcctctcctgagtaatttcctagggatcccgtaatcatgtccgttcatcgtatatcgtgcggtcagaaattatttaaaatttaaattttaaaattcaaatatgaatagtacctaacgaaaactgaccgcatgatATAAAATGAACGAACAAGATTACGGGATCCCTAGGGAACTgcttaggagaggatcctggtccctTCTTCTTCGCCTCCAATAGGTTACATGATTACATCTGTGTGGCTTAAATTTCGGGGCACAGCACGCCACCACGCCTTCCCACGTAAATCTTAATTTGATCCAAGAGGGAATCAAACCACGACTACTTAATATGAGTAATTTTCATAACACGAGTAGAAAACAATCCTTACATTATGTGCCAATAATATTATGGACACGAGACACTGCATAGACGGTGTAGACGGTGGAACTCTCGCTATCACCCTCACCACGTCAATTGAAGATTCTCTCTGACTCATTTTCCAACTTCGGGTTCGAGAGATGAACGGTTCTTCAAATGGTTCACATGACGAGGATGAGAGGCGATAATGGGGATACGAAAGCAGTATATTATGATATGCAAGTTGAAGATGAATGAACACGACTCGATGAAACACTGACAAATGCCTGGCTTGGCACCGAGTTCTGAAGAAGCAGGGGGAGAGGGAATGGTTGGTGAGGGGGATACTGAAGTTTTCCACAAAATTCAGatcatttcatgtaaatttCCTTTTTAGGTGGTCGCGTGGGCTAGCAAATTTTGGGGAGTAAACATTTTACTTTACGAGGAATGCTAGAGaggtattcaattagaaatttaagGAATTTTAATTCTTGTAATGAATTCAGgagtattcaattaggattttaagttATTATCTAAAATttaatgtgtattcaatcaatATTTTAAGATAgattattaaaatccttagaaatccaggtatatttaatcaaaattttaaagaaatttataacattctaggtgtattcaattagaatttgaatGTAAAGAATTAGGAAAAGTTAAGAAATTTGAGAgaatttgagatattttataatgtattttaagcatctatAAATCTTACTTCTCCCTATGAGATTTTAaatgaattgaatcaaaattttatatgaaatatttaaaaatcaGTTAAACATCATAAAAAtcaatggatttataaatccattaaaatatctcaaattcccaattgaatactCCCTACACTCATACAAATCAATTATTATAACACTCGCATGAGAATTGACGTTAAAATGTAAGATAACAAATCATTTATAAAGAGTctctctttgaaaatgtctgCTCTTTACCAAACGTGGTTTGTATGAGTAATTGCCTTCATTACTGGTATAAACGATGAGTGAAAGGCTGAATCCAAACACGTGGCCTTTCGTTGTCCAATCAAAtatataatacaaacaaattaaataatagACGATATTCCTTCACAGCTCACAAGGAGTCAAAATTCAGAATACAAAACGTACGCCATTTCAATTTCCAACCTATCCCAGAATCAAAGGTATGCGATATGCATGGTCCTGGCTCTGAATCGTAACTAATGCAGCCGCTGCTCGAGTCGGGTCAGTCGCTAATCACTCCATTTTTACTTCATTTTTTtctggtgtttttttttataaatatattatattccATTTGGTGTTGATTGGTTGCTGGGAAAAATGCATGAcagaaattaaataatttaattaaaattttcattttgtttgtgtgtttgtatAGATAACTTGTGGGGTGTGTGTATAAAACTTAAaagaattggaattggaattggattgACTAGAAATAGGCTAATTACTGTGAAGAAAGTAAGTAAATTGCTGAGTGGAAATTACCCAAATTTGGAGTTATATTTGGTTCTCCAAAGTTCAAATCTTTCAGCTGAACAGCTTGAAATTGAGTAAAGGGTAGGCCTCTTTCTGCTCCTGCCCTGGAATCAGCTGCTTCAACTAGTATGTTTTCTGCTTTAGAATCACCTGCCATAGTTGTAGATTAAAAGAATACAAGACGAGAAGGCATTCGTTTTATGGATATGCAAAAGCTCGGAAATCGGGTTTATTCCTGTAAATTTTAGTTGGTTTGCTTTGAATTTTTGTGTAGAGATTTTGTTTGGTATAGGTATTGTATTTGGTTTCTTTACTGCAGTCTGCAGAGAGATTGTTTTGATGCAGTTTGCCTTTGGTTTTGGTTCCTAATTTCTTTTTGAGTTTGGTTTGGCCTCAGTAGATAGGCGTCGCGTGGACTTGGTTATTGAACATTCAAACTTGAGGGTCCGTCtgataaccatttcatttcGCTTGTTCTTTGGTCTCCTTTCCTATTATATTTTTCCCTCCACTCTAATTCCTCTTGTTTCTCTACATCTGTATGGCATCATCACTTTCATGGTAGATTCAGTATTTTCCATTTACTGCATATATATATGGCATTGAGTAATCTTCCTTTTCGTGGAACAAAAAGAGATGTGGTTAATTTGAAACCATGGTTTTGCACGGTTAAAGGGATTACAAGCATGTACATTCTGTGGGGACTTAAATCCCAAGATTTCATACCCTTTTTAATGAAGTTTTCTTGATTGAGTTTTTCACTGTGAATTCCTTGATTGTCGTTTAATGAGTTTAGCATGCGTTAATTCTCATGATCGTGAATTCATGTCAGGGGAAAGAATGGAGGAGGAATCGCCAAAACCTCCCGTTTCATTATGGGGCCGGGTTTCTGCCCTTGAGACAAGGGCTCGGGAAGCATACAAAAGCAAGCCAATCTCGCATTGgattctccttgtccttagcaGTGGGGGCATGCTTATAGCGTTTCCTGCATCTAGTCTTCTTTCTCGTGTGTATTATGCCAATGGAGGCACTAGCAAGTGGATCATTTCATGGGTTGCCGTAGCAGGGTGGCCTCTGATTGCTTTAATCTTATTGCCTACGTACTTCGTCTGCAAAACGACCCCTACTCCCCTGAATTTAAAACTTACCGTTTCTTATATTGTGCTAGGTCTATTAAGTGCCGCTGACAATCTCATGTATGCTTATGCATATGCTTACCTCCCAGCATCTACCGCTTCTCTTCTTGCATCATCATCTCTAGTATTTTCTGCATTATTCGGGCACCTACTTGTGAACAACAAACTTAATGCAGCGATAGTAAACGCTATTTTTATCATTACAGCTGCTATGACCATCATTGCTCTGGATTCAGATTCAGACAGATATGGAAATGTAACTGATAAGCAATACATTCTGGGATTTGTGTGGGATATTTTAGGATCAGCACTCCACGGGCTTATTTTCGCTCTTTCAGAGCTGGTTTTCGTGAAGCTACTTGGTAGAAGGTCCTTCCATGTTGTGTTGGAGCAACAAGTCATGGTTTCTTTCTTTGCTTTCGTGTTCACCACTATCGGAGTAATCGTGAATAAGGATTTTCAGGGAATGAAAAACGAGGCCGGAATTTTCAAGGGCGGTAAGTCTGCTTATTACCTTGTTCTCATTTGGAGTGTCATCAGTTTCCAGTTAGGGGTATTAGGGGCTACTGCTGTGCTTTTCTTATCTTCCACCGTTCTCGCCGGTGTGCTGAACGCAGTAAGGGTTCCCCTCACCAGCATTGCAGCTGTCATATTGTTAAAAGACCCGATGAGCGGGTTGAAGATCCTCTCTCTGATTGTTACGTTTTGGGGCTTTGGCTGCTACATCTATGGCAGTTCCTCTGCATCTTCAAGTAGAGATTCCTCTTGATATTTTGTTTTCTGGTTCATTTGGGTTTATATGTTTATCATATCCTAATGTAGTGAATTGCTTGGTTATCATACATATTCCTTCCAAATGATATAAGGATATACTTTTTATATGTATAGCTCTGCTTTTGTCTCAAAATTTTACTTAAAACATTCGGAAAAAACGGTGAAGATTGTTTAAAAAGTCGAACTACATGGATCAACGTTTGCAAAGGATTCTTCTCGACAATCGTAATTGCGTGCATCAATCTAGCGTCtgcatccattttttttttttttttgagaagaaacaattttattaaagaatagAGAAATACACAGAAGTGGATAAGAAGTCCACCAACTATATAGAAAGGAAAATCCCAATAGGATTTGGCTACAGCAGCCATTTCTAGACCTAGCCCACTCAACTGCAGCCATTTTTAGACCTAGCTCACTCAACTGTTGCTAACAAATCCCACAGTATTTGAGATAGAGAGCAATTATTGAACTCTTTAGTGATCGAAGCCCAAAAAGCTGCCCAATATTTTACCCTCCCCCAAAGTACTTCTGCCCCCACTTCAGTATAGTCTTCAAAAATCCTTTTGTTGCGTTCCAACCATATATTCCAAAAAATTGCCGATACCAGGCAACCCCACAAAGCTTTGGATTTCTTCCCTTTTCCAAGTGCCTTAAAATTTGTACCTAGTAGCTCGAAACACCCTTTAGGAATGACCCAACTTACTTTAACCTCCTGAAACAGTTTCCACCACAGTTGGATCGAGTAGGAGCAATGAAGAAAGATGTGATTTACACTCGCCTCCTTAGCTTTGCACAAGCTACACCAATGTGGGGATAAACACATAAGAGGGTTTCTCCTTTGAACTCTGTTGCAAGTGTTGAGATTCCCATTGGCCACAAGCCATACAAGTATTTTAACCTTTGGAGGAGCTTTTGATTTCCAAATTTGAGAGTAGGGTGGATAATAGTGCAGAATCCCATTGTTGCTTAGTAATGAACGATAggatttgcatgtgaacaaacCTGAAGCTTCCAGATTCCACCTTATGTTATCCATTTTTGATAGAGACAAGCGAACCTCTTCCACTTTCTGTAATATTGTGGCCGCCTCTTCTATCTCCATCTCATTCAGATTTCTCCTAAAGTCAAAGTTCCAACTCAAGAAATTTGACGAAATTTCCACGAAGCTCGAAATGTTATGACTATGCTTCCTCGATAGTAGGAATAAT
This window contains:
- the LOC103456387 gene encoding probable purine permease 5, which gives rise to MQPLLESGERMEEESPKPPVSLWGRVSALETRAREAYKSKPISHWILLVLSSGGMLIAFPASSLLSRVYYANGGTSKWIISWVAVAGWPLIALILLPTYFVCKTTPTPLNLKLTVSYIVLGLLSAADNLMYAYAYAYLPASTASLLASSSLVFSALFGHLLVNNKLNAAIVNAIFIITAAMTIIALDSDSDRYGNVTDKQYILGFVWDILGSALHGLIFALSELVFVKLLGRRSFHVVLEQQVMVSFFAFVFTTIGVIVNKDFQGMKNEAGIFKGGKSAYYLVLIWSVISFQLGVLGATAVLFLSSTVLAGVLNAVRVPLTSIAAVILLKDPMSGLKILSLIVTFWGFGCYIYGSSSASSSRDSS